A genomic window from Pseudoalteromonas piratica includes:
- the alaS gene encoding alanine--tRNA ligase produces the protein MQHMTTAEIRNAFLNYFASEQHQVVPSSSLVPGNDPTLLFTNAGMVQFKDVFLGAERRPYNRATSSQRCVRAGGKHNDLENVGYTARHHTFFEMLGNFSFGNYFKQDAIKFAWQFLTDVIKLPKDKLLVTVYHTDDEAFDIWHKEMGLAEDKIIRIDTADNFWSMGDTGPCGPCSEIFYDHGEEIWGGPPGSPEEDGDRFIEIWNLVFMQYNRHADGTMEPLPSQSVDTGMGLERISAIMQGVHSNYEIDIFQNLIKAAAAVTNAQDLEDKSLRVIADHIRSCAFLIADGVMPSNEGRGYVLRRIIRRAVRHGNKLGATETFFHKLVAALATEMGEAYPELIKQQSIIEKVLRIEEEQFGKTLDRGLAILEESLKGLQGDVIPGDLVFKLYDTYGFPADLTADVARERFMTIDERGFQEAMEVQRKQAQQAGKFGADYNDQLKSEKTTEFKGYDSEQYTGTVVELFSGADAVTVLEDGQQGIVILDRTPFYAESGGQVGDTGVLKVANGEFIVEDTTKLGNAFAHKGKVVGRIGVNDRVDAHVDATRRDNTKKNHTATHLLHEALRVVLGEHVTQKGSLNDPERLRFDFSHFEAVTKEELQRIEDMVNLEIRKNIDLNTELMAIDAAKEKGAMALFGEKYDDEVRVVSIGDFSIELCGGTHVKRTGDIGLFKIVSESGIAAGVRRIEAVTGEGAVAYINKQAETLSAIAALVKGDSNNVLDKVSALVERAKGLEKEISQLNDKLASAAGASLLDAVIDVNGVKLLVANVEGTESKALRGMVDDLKNKLGSGIIALGVANGDKVSLIAGVTKDLTGQFKAGELVNHMASQVGGKGGGRPDMAQAGGSQPENLAAALESVNAWVSERA, from the coding sequence TTAGAAAACGTAGGTTATACTGCTCGTCACCACACGTTCTTTGAAATGCTTGGTAACTTTAGTTTTGGTAACTATTTCAAGCAAGATGCGATTAAATTTGCTTGGCAATTCCTCACAGACGTTATCAAACTGCCAAAAGATAAATTACTTGTAACGGTTTATCACACAGATGATGAAGCGTTTGATATTTGGCATAAAGAAATGGGACTTGCAGAGGATAAAATTATCCGCATCGACACTGCTGATAACTTCTGGTCGATGGGTGATACAGGTCCATGTGGTCCATGTTCTGAAATATTCTACGATCACGGTGAAGAGATTTGGGGTGGTCCTCCGGGCAGTCCTGAAGAAGACGGTGACCGTTTTATCGAAATTTGGAACCTAGTATTCATGCAATACAACCGTCATGCTGACGGTACAATGGAGCCTTTACCAAGCCAATCTGTTGATACAGGTATGGGCCTTGAGCGTATTTCTGCCATTATGCAGGGCGTTCACTCAAACTACGAAATCGATATTTTCCAAAACTTAATTAAAGCTGCGGCTGCGGTTACTAATGCGCAAGATTTAGAAGATAAATCATTACGTGTTATTGCAGACCATATTCGTTCGTGTGCGTTTTTAATTGCTGATGGTGTGATGCCATCAAATGAAGGCCGTGGTTACGTATTACGTCGTATTATTCGTCGTGCAGTGCGTCACGGCAATAAGTTGGGTGCTACTGAAACATTCTTCCATAAGTTAGTTGCTGCGCTTGCAACTGAAATGGGTGAAGCGTACCCAGAGCTAATCAAGCAACAGTCAATTATTGAGAAAGTTCTGCGTATTGAAGAAGAACAGTTTGGCAAAACGCTTGATCGTGGTCTGGCGATTTTAGAAGAAAGCCTAAAAGGTTTACAAGGCGATGTAATCCCAGGTGATTTAGTCTTTAAACTTTATGATACCTACGGTTTCCCTGCTGATTTAACGGCAGACGTTGCACGTGAACGCTTTATGACTATTGATGAACGTGGCTTCCAAGAAGCAATGGAAGTTCAACGCAAGCAAGCACAGCAAGCTGGTAAGTTTGGTGCAGACTACAATGACCAGTTAAAGTCTGAAAAAACAACAGAATTTAAAGGCTACGATAGCGAGCAATACACAGGTACAGTGGTTGAATTATTTAGCGGTGCAGATGCCGTTACTGTTCTTGAAGACGGACAACAAGGTATTGTTATTCTTGATCGCACACCTTTCTACGCAGAAAGCGGTGGTCAGGTTGGCGATACAGGCGTACTTAAAGTTGCTAATGGTGAGTTTATTGTTGAAGACACCACAAAGCTCGGTAATGCATTCGCCCACAAAGGTAAAGTTGTTGGTCGTATTGGTGTGAATGACCGTGTTGATGCACATGTTGATGCAACACGTCGCGATAACACTAAGAAAAACCACACTGCAACGCACTTATTACACGAAGCACTTCGTGTGGTACTTGGCGAACATGTTACACAAAAAGGTTCATTAAACGACCCAGAGCGTTTACGTTTTGACTTCTCACACTTTGAAGCAGTAACAAAAGAAGAGTTACAACGCATTGAAGATATGGTGAATCTTGAGATCCGTAAGAATATCGACCTGAACACCGAATTAATGGCAATTGACGCGGCGAAAGAAAAAGGCGCAATGGCGTTATTTGGTGAAAAATACGACGATGAAGTGCGCGTTGTAAGCATTGGCGACTTTTCAATTGAGCTATGTGGTGGTACGCACGTTAAGCGCACTGGTGACATCGGTTTATTTAAGATTGTGTCAGAAAGTGGTATTGCAGCAGGTGTTCGTCGTATTGAAGCGGTAACGGGTGAAGGTGCAGTTGCTTATATCAATAAACAAGCTGAAACATTATCAGCAATTGCTGCGCTAGTGAAAGGCGATAGCAATAATGTGTTAGACAAAGTATCAGCTTTAGTTGAGCGTGCTAAAGGCCTTGAAAAGGAAATTTCTCAGCTTAACGATAAACTAGCAAGTGCAGCTGGTGCGTCATTACTTGACGCTGTAATTGATGTAAATGGCGTTAAATTACTGGTAGCAAATGTTGAAGGTACTGAGTCAAAAGCATTGCGTGGCATGGTTGATGACCTTAAAAATAAGCTTGGCTCTGGCATTATTGCGCTTGGTGTTGCCAATGGTGACAAAGTAAGTCTAATTGCCGGTGTGACGAAAGACTTAACTGGTCAGTTTAAAGCCGGTGAGCTTGTTAACCACATGGCGTCGCAAGTAGGTGGTAAAGGCGGTGGTCGTCCTGATATGGCGCAAGCCGGTGGTTCACAACCTGAAAACTTAGCTGCAGCACTTGAAAGTGTGAATGCGTGGGTGAGTGAGCGCGCTTAA